The DNA segment CGGGAGTGTCGAAGCTTCCCGAGGGTACGGAGATGGTGATGCCCGGCGACAACGTGAATCTGGAGGTCGAGCTCATCACCCCCATAGCCATGGAAGAGGGCCTGCGCTTCGCCATCCGCGAGGGCGGACGCACCGTGGGCGCGGGAGTGGTCACCAAGGTGATAGAGTAGAAGACGGCA comes from the Deltaproteobacteria bacterium genome and includes:
- the tuf gene encoding elongation factor Tu (EF-Tu; promotes GTP-dependent binding of aminoacyl-tRNA to the A-site of ribosomes during protein biosynthesis; when the tRNA anticodon matches the mRNA codon, GTP hydrolysis results; the inactive EF-Tu-GDP leaves the ribosome and release of GDP is promoted by elongation factor Ts; many prokaryotes have two copies of the gene encoding EF-Tu), with amino-acid sequence ITPHRKFQCEVYVLTKEEGGRHTPFFNGYRPQFYFRTTDVTGVSKLPEGTEMVMPGDNVNLEVELITPIAMEEGLRFAIREGGRTVGAGVVTKVIE